A single Pseudomonas sp. DC1.2 DNA region contains:
- a CDS encoding TldD/PmbA family protein has product MFDFHPQLKQRFAALRTGAEFFSLRYVRESGQQLSVRKNVAEPPHLSRDEGAMLTVRVNGVETYAATNDVSQQGLQAALDRAEQQARRLQPHALLDLREQTVSSDRADYFSPDLDQPFPSLSDCYQLLGDESAAVPKDERLVNWQVSIGITHVEQIYLNSAGAELRQAQRFVYPGLDVTAYNGSDSQTRTLGRENFGQQGGFDVISRCGLVGAGPKIADQALQLLLAPNTPQGPRDLLLMPDQMMLQIHESIGHPLELDRILGDERNYAGTSFVKAQDFGHLQYGSKLLNVTFDPDIPEQLASYGHDDDGTAASKQFLIREGLLLRPLGGALSQFRAGMDGVANSRACGWNRPPIDRMANLNIEPGDQPLEQMIQGIEHGILMSTNRSWSIDDARNKFQFGCEWGQLIENGELKGVVKNPNYRAISAQFWKSLSAVGDANTVKVLGTPNCGKGEPNQVIRVGHASPACVFSHIDVFGGDA; this is encoded by the coding sequence ATGTTCGATTTCCACCCCCAGCTCAAGCAGCGCTTCGCTGCCTTGCGCACGGGCGCTGAATTCTTTTCCCTGCGTTATGTGCGCGAATCCGGACAGCAGCTGTCGGTGCGCAAGAACGTCGCCGAACCGCCCCACCTGAGCCGTGACGAAGGCGCGATGCTGACCGTTCGGGTCAACGGTGTCGAAACTTACGCAGCGACCAACGACGTATCGCAACAAGGCCTGCAAGCGGCGCTGGACCGGGCCGAGCAGCAGGCCCGTCGTCTCCAGCCGCACGCGCTGCTCGACCTGCGTGAGCAAACCGTGTCCAGCGACCGTGCCGACTATTTTTCGCCCGACCTCGATCAGCCCTTCCCCTCCCTGAGCGATTGCTACCAGTTGCTGGGCGACGAGTCCGCCGCCGTGCCCAAAGACGAGCGCCTGGTGAACTGGCAGGTGAGCATCGGCATTACCCACGTCGAGCAGATCTACCTTAATAGCGCCGGCGCCGAACTGCGTCAGGCCCAGCGTTTTGTCTACCCTGGCCTGGACGTCACCGCCTACAACGGCAGCGACAGCCAGACCCGGACCCTCGGCCGCGAGAACTTCGGTCAACAGGGCGGTTTTGATGTGATCAGCCGCTGCGGTCTGGTGGGTGCAGGGCCAAAGATTGCCGATCAGGCGTTGCAACTGCTGCTGGCACCGAACACCCCGCAAGGCCCGCGCGACCTGTTGTTGATGCCGGACCAAATGATGCTGCAAATCCACGAATCCATCGGTCACCCGCTGGAACTGGACCGCATCCTTGGGGATGAACGCAATTACGCAGGCACCAGCTTCGTCAAGGCGCAAGACTTCGGCCACCTGCAATACGGATCGAAACTGCTCAACGTGACCTTCGACCCGGACATTCCGGAACAACTCGCCAGCTACGGGCATGACGACGACGGCACGGCGGCCAGCAAGCAATTCCTGATTCGCGAAGGCCTGCTACTGCGACCACTGGGCGGCGCACTCTCGCAATTCCGGGCTGGCATGGATGGCGTCGCCAACAGCCGCGCCTGCGGCTGGAACCGCCCACCGATCGACCGCATGGCCAACCTAAACATTGAGCCTGGCGATCAACCGCTGGAGCAGATGATCCAGGGTATCGAGCACGGTATTTTGATGAGCACCAACCGGTCGTGGTCCATCGACGATGCACGCAACAAATTCCAGTTCGGTTGTGAGTGGGGCCAGTTGATCGAAAACGGCGAACTCAAAGGCGTGGTGAAAAACCCCAATTACCGGGCGATTTCCGCGCAGTTCTGGAAGAGCCTCAGTGCGGTCGGCGACGCCAATACGGTCAAGGTGTTGGGCACGCCGAACTGTGGCAAGGGCGAACCGAACCAAGTGATCCGCGTCGGCCATGCCTCGCCGGCCTGCGTGTTCAGCCATATAGATGTGTTTGGGGGAGATGCCTGA